In Amblyraja radiata isolate CabotCenter1 chromosome 15, sAmbRad1.1.pri, whole genome shotgun sequence, the genomic window ttattggactcaaatcctcttgcgatAGTCCCCTTACACATAATGCTGGTCCTATATATTAACTTTCAGTTAGTCTTGCACAAGAACTTCCAGTTCATTCGGAACACCAATTTCTTAACATTTTAAAGAGTAATCAGCCGTCACACTTTTTCTGCGGAAATGGCGTTCCATAACATCAAATCCCGACAAAATTCCATTTGCTATGCCCTCAtccactgtgcacagttcccacaCGATCAAATTCCACCCATTCAAAGTATTCCAGTCACTGCAGTCACCTCCGTCTCAACGCTATCACATTGATCCTTTGCACAACTTTCAACGCGAGACCCTACCTGGAATACCAAAAGCTGCCAGAACAGGATAATAAATGGCAAAAACTAGGCCCGTAACTCGTGCATGCATGTTCCCCCTGGAGCCGCAGGCAACTTGTAAACACTGTGCAACATTCGAAGGGTctcaagatatatatatatatctgttgcAATTACCCAGTAGAACAATTCGTTCACGTCATCAAAGACACAAAGGGATTTGTTAACATCCCCAGATATATTACTCACACTTGTTAAACAAACACACTAAATCCCCTAGTTattgtttttctctttttccaGAATCATCATTAAATGCATGTTGTTATTTAATTAAACAATGCACAAATACATATGGAGTTTGATGCACCCGTTCAGTGAATGGGACTGAGTCTGGTAAGGGACGGGACGATATCAGTTGCCCATCCGAACGGACCTGATCGGGCTGTACGTTACTCCTCATGGAACTGTTGTAATCTGTACCACGAGTTGTTCTTTTCTCCGCTGGAGGTGTAAATTTCCGCACGTTTTATTAGCCATGTCATATTTATACTTGCTACatgttatagaactacagaccaattCAGGGTATTGTCAAAGCCAACAGGCTGGccgaagtttgtaccttctcccggtgacctacgtggggtttctccgatttggtatcctcccactctccaaagacgtacaagtttgtaagttaattggcttggtaaatgtaaaaaatgtccccggTGTGTCAATCAACGATACAAagtgtgttaatatgcggggatcgctggtctgcgcggacctggtggatcgaagggcctgtttccgcgctgtatcgctaaactaaactaaactatcacctGGTTCAAATCACCTTCCCTCCAACAGCTGCTGAAGAGGATGatgtgttgaagaaggaactgcagatgctggaaaaatcgaaagtgtacaaaagatgctggagaaactcagcgggtgaggcagcatctatggggataaggaataggcaacgtcgcctattccttctctccatagatgctgcctcgcccgctgagtttctccagcattttttgtctactgaaGAGGATGATGTGGTGGCTTGGAAGTGCCTTTGACCAAGTTGCGCCTCGCAGACGTGGGAATATATTTTGCGTCTATCCACGTGTGGTTACTCAGCACTGGGGCACGTTGTCAAAATTGCTCttctgcgccaccatgtcgccctgTTGATATTTGGGGGAAGTCAAAATCCCCATAGTTGCAGTTATTTGCGATCTCTATCCATATTTGCCCCTCTAATTCCTATAAGGAGccccaggtacaataacaatgatCCTGCCTTCCTCCTCCTCAGTTCCACCCATATAGCTCCCACTTGCATTTAAGCAACTAAATCTTGGTTATATCTGTGAAGGATAATTTAAATTGCAGattattaaaatatattgtaGATATATTCAGCAGCATATGTTAACCTTCATCTCACATAACTGCAGATGCCTGAGTTGGCGTGCAAATATGCATCAGGCATTAATTCCGTTCACATGTCAGACACTTCCCTCAGTGAGAAAACGCGTTGATATTCAAAACCCGGAGAGAATAAATAAGGAgggggaagcaggatgggaagagggGTTGCGGGAGGAGGGGGACGAGGTGTGGAAGTCCCATAAGCCGTTGGAGGCAAAGATACAGTTGGAGGTGTGCAATTCATCAACACATTATAACAAGCTGCCACATGGTATCTGTTGTTTAACATATTCATTTTCAGTATCTTTGAACTCCGCTCCATGAGGATTCAGAAGACGATAGCTAGTATCGACCATTCTGCAATCTGgggagaggtacaggagcatcagctgcaaaaccagcaggatgctacacagcttctttccacaggcagtaagactggttaacggactgtgtcccctccccatatatcatacaccaacacatctaacctcgcccatactttgacagctgtcatagcaaagccactgttcggtctgaatgtctgttttgatttaaatctttttatttgaatttcacagcaatttgcatacatacaatgataacagacagtgacagtcaaggcataattgtgcaacagtatgtaagcgaccctcaaagcccttacccttacccaccttcaacccacccgaatcaggtcggaaccaaacggggacaaacaacactcacatacatacatatccacacaaatatggtaagataaacgaaacaaaaagtactaaaaaaaaaaaaataaaaaaaaataaaaagggtctgtctgtttttatttcaatatttaagcctattttagatatggtgattttcatttttaaagctatatgtatttattctgttattattaaccgcactgatgggaactggttgagaaacattttttttcgtttcatctgtgtatgtaagtactcaggtaaaatgacattaaagtaaatactgaaataCTTTACAAGCTCACTAATATTTCCATTATACATTCATTACACACAGGCTTGCCATCAACTCATTTGTTGTCACTAACTTTGAACTACACTGCGTGCAAAGTTCAGCGTACGCCAGCAAGTATCAATTGTCAATATTGTCCTTACCTTGGCACATGCAGCACTCAGAAGCCACCAGCTGGTATCTGCTATGAAACACATTTTAACTTCCCTGTACTTTGCGTACCCCGTTAAGCCAAGACCCAAAAAGTCGCGATCCAGTGTCAAATTATTTACGAATTAATTATGATTAATTATTAAATTActtttaaattataaattattaTAACATTATACTAAAATTAAGTATAATGTTATACTTATATAAGGtacgcttacctttgtaccttgtTGCATTCGGGACTGGGAAGTCGCGGCTTTTGTACAATGTAAGAGCACATTCCTGTAATTAACATATCTGCACTTCCTTAGTCGGtaggtacacaaacatgctggagaaactaagcgggtgcagcagcatcgatggagcgaaggaaataggcaacagaagggcttcggcccgaaacgctgcctatttccttcgctccatagatgctgctgcacccgctgagtttctccagcattctgtgtaccTACCACctaaggagtaaacgggtccttttcagaatggcaggcagtgactagctgggtaccgcaaggctcagtgctgggaccccagctatttataatatatattaatgatttggacatttaaaatacaactctcgttggccaaagttctttacattggtggaggtactaactaaTGTAATTCCATTCACATTCAATTCATTCTttatatttgtttttgttttaagttTATTGCGCTTCATGGTGCTTTAGAAACTTATAgaaaacttacagaattcttaaggggttggacaggctagatgcaggaagattgttcccgatgttggggaagtccaggacaaggggtcatagtttaaggataaaggggaaatcctttaggaccgagatgagaaaaatatttttcacacagagagtggtgaatctctggaactctctgccacagaaggtagttgaggccagttcattggctatatttaagagggagttagatgtgactcttgtggctaaagtgactaaaggtatggagagaggtcatgtacaggatactgagttggatgatcagccatgatcatattgaatggcggtgcaggcacgaagggccgaatggcctactcctgcacctattttctatgtttctatgtttagagacACGGAAGGGGAGTCATTCTCCAGGGGTGTATTGGCATTTCATTAtcgcgtgacctctgttggtttggagaaacggataatccagacagATTCTGGTAccgagggtgccggaaaatcggtgctcAACCTGTACTAGggtgcagacacaaaatgttggagtaactcagccggacaggcagatctctggatagaataaacgggagacgtttcgagtcgagacccttcttcagactacctgtGGTAGGATGTCGCAGGCTGAGCCCTAGTCAATAACTAACATCCTGACGTAAATACTCTCATTGTCAAGTTGATTCAGAGCTGAATGCAATGGAAGGAAGACGGAGTCTAGCATCGGCCCATTTTTACATGTAAACGCATTGCAGGGGATCTTAATTGTCCTGAAAACTGGCCCGGATATGGGCCATTACCAACCTTCAAAGCACTTAATTATGGTCGATGCCAGAGCTACTGGGTGGTGATCATTGTGACAGGTCGCTATTTTTCTCGGAGACTAGAACGATGGAGCTTTTCTTGACACAAAACActagaggaactcaacgggcAGGTAGCATatgcggagggaatggataggcaagtcGTTGGTTTGGGATCCTTCTCCAGAGTGAATAAGGGTCCAGAAGAAGAGAAGGGcctcctatccattccttccacggaTGTAGCCCAACCCACTGTGTTCTTCTGTGCGGCAGCGACTGTACCGCTGCGCTGTGCTGCATGGAAAACCCTGTTCCAACCCAACCTACAGTATTTGCTTGACACACACAACACATGCATGCACAATCCGTGTCCGGTGCACAGCTGTATCCGTGTACTGTACCCCAAACTTCCACAGGCCCTGCATAAAACAATACATCAGGAAAGTCCAGtttatcaaaataaaaaatgACTTTATTCCTAATGGGAAGAAACATAAGATTCACATTTGGGGCTATTAACACCAGATCGCGTGCATATTACACAGTGGGGAGAACAAAAGCAGAACGTTGCAGAGAAAGTTCTGTGCATGTATCAAATGCAACAAAAGTACATTTGCCTCAGCCTTTCACATCTCCGATGTCcaacaccgggagaacgtacaaactccgtacagacaagcacccttggtcaggatcaacccctgatctctaccactgtgctgctcttcaAGCATGATCTAACTaaatgtacgttctcctcatgacatgtgtgggttttcaccggtaaaactcccgcactccaaagacgtacaggcttgtagcccaattggcttggtatagtgaattatccctaatgtgtgtagaatattgttaatgtgctgggaccgctggtcggtatgGGCTTGGTCGGCCGggaggcctgtttctgctctgaatttctaaaataaaaaaactcagcgggtcaggcagcatctctggacaggcgaagtttctggtctggacccttcctcagactcattgCTTGGGGAGGGGTAAATAAatttggaagagaggaggggcaggacaaagcatagtAGGTAATAGGTAAATACATGTGATGGGTAATAGGAGAACACAGGTcaggaagagtcccgacccgaaacgtcacctatccacgttctccggggatgctgtctgacccgctgttactccagctccaaCGGCTTCTCTATGAATCAGCATCtaaagttccttgcttctacataaTGTTATTCTCTGTGTCAAATATACTGACTGATGGTCACAGAGGAAAGgcagtttttgcttcagcagattAATTGATTCAACCATCCATAAAACAGTAGTCTCCGCATTTTCGCACGGAAGTGGAATACTTATCAAGAATAGATTGCAGTTTTACAAGTCTCCAATTGGACGGCATATATCCAGTATTCCGTATTGTCCTTTCCAACTTTAAATGCATCGGAGAGGGAAATTATTTCCTCGGGATTAACCTTAAATTTTGTTGTTAAGGAATGGAGATAAGAGGAGACAAAGTGCCAGTTGCCGTTTCCAGTGTGCtcctgtcctgattatcacttttGAGTTGGAGCCAGGTCTTGGGACCTGATAGGAGGAAAAGACAAAAGCACATGGCACAGTggcaccgcggtagagttgctgcctgacagcgccagagatccaggttccatcccgGATTcggatgctctctgtacggagtttgcccagtccatcatcggctctgatcttccttccatcgaggggatttatcgcattcgctgccttaaaaaggctggcagtattatcagtgacccacaccatcctggtcacacactcatctccctgctaccttcaggtagaaggtacaggagcccgaagactgcaacatccaggttcaggaatagctacttccccacagccattaggctgttaaacctggctcggacaacactctgatcattaataacccattatctgttatttgcactttatcagtctatttattcatgtgtgtatatatttatacaatggtatatggacacactgatctgttttgtagtaaatgcctactatgttctgtgtgctgaagcaaagcaagaatttcattgttctatcagggacacatgacaataaactcacttgaacttgtacgttctccctgtgatcgcgtgggttttctccgagatctttggattcctcccacccTTCAAAGACGTCCAGggtttgaggttaattggcttggtataattgtaaaattgtccccagcgtgtgtaagatagtgctaatgtgtgggatttCTGGTTGGAGCGGtcggggtgggccgaagggcctgtttccgcgctgtatctctaaactaaactaaacacacaataGTTACCAGCTGATTTATTTCTCCAGAACggagaaacaagtaactgcagatgctggcttacactaaatgacacaaagtgcaggagtaacaggAGTAACCaggagtcaggcagcagctggagtaactcagtgtgccaggcagcctgaagaagggttccaactcgaaatgtcacctatccatatcttacccagagatgctgcctgacccgctgagttactccagcactttgtgttttttttttatcgTTAACATCCTCAAATCCAGAAcatagcaacaaggaactgcagatgctgctttgcactaaaggacacaaagctctggagtaactcagtgagtatgGGAGCCAGAAAAGTCCCAACCTGACACTtcacctgttctccagagatgatgcctgatccgctgagtttgtactccagcactttgtgttctgttatATTTGATTCCAGGCCAGGAATATTAGAAGATGAAAAAAATACAGTGGACAGCAATCATTCCTTGGGACAACAGCAGCAGAATCCAACCTCAGCAATCACTTGTGAACTCGCTGGTGCCTCAGCAGTGTGGATGACTGAGCAAATCCTTTTCCACACACAGagcagaagaagggtctctcacCGGTGTGAACTCGTTGGTGCTTCTGGAGGTGGGAGGAACGggcaaatcccttcccacacacggAGCAGATGAACGGCCACTCCCCGGTGTGAACTTGCTGGTGCGTGATCAACACCTTCTTGCTCTTAAAGCTCTTCTCACAGTCGGAACATTTGAAGGGCCGCTGGTTGGTGTGAACCAGTTGGTGAGCCGTGAGCTGGGAGGACTGAGGGAATCCCTTCCCGCACtccgagcaggtgaacggcctctccccggtaTGTGTGCGCTGGTGCACCGTGAGGTCAGATGATCGCCTGAAGCCGGTCCCGCAGTGAGAGCACCTGAACGGCCTCTCGTCGGTGTGAATACGCTGGTGGCACGTTAGTTCCCCCGAGCTCTTGTAGCACTTGTCACAGTCTGGGCAGTTGAAAGGTCTCTCGTCGGTGTGAACCCGCCGATGCTTCAACAGGGCGGAGAAATGCGTGAATCCTTTGGCGCAcacggagcaggtgaacggcctctccccggtgtggcTGCGCCGGTGGATCTCGAGTTCGAAAGGGTAACTGAAGCCCTTCCCACAATCTCCACACTTGCACGGTTTCTCCCCGGCGTGGCTGTGCCTGTGCCTCGACAGGCCGGACGCCCGGCTGAAGCCTCGCCCACACACGGAGCACGTGTACGGCTTCTCCACGCAATGAGCGGGTCCCTTCGCTTCCATGTCTCGGGGTGCGACAACGAGCGGGTCTCAGTGGACAAGGTGACAGCGCCGTCTCTTTAGCGTCTGTCCGCAAATCCCCGCCTTCTGAACCCCTACAAAGTGAATTGAAAGCAGGAGAAGGAGAAAACAAATGGAGTACGAGAGTTTGCATCAAGTAACCGAAAAAGACTGAAACCGAGTGAAAAGGATGTGGTGATGTCGTGAGTAAGATTGCCACGtaaaacacaaaaaaatgctCAACATTTATTCAGGAGGAGGGAGTAAGCTGGAAGATAGTGAAGGAGAGGAAGTCTATACCTCAGCAGGCTGACCTGAATTTTGACTATGCTTCCCAAATTGGCAAACTTCAGCTGTAAGATTAAGAAGTAAGGGCACGATAATTCAGTTTCCTTCTGGGCAGTAAACTAAATTGTTTTGTGAAAGGTGGTCACAGACGAAACCGGCAGTGCTCATGCCTCACAGCAcatggagacccaggtttgatcctgatctcgggtgctgtctgcgtggagtttgcatgttcttcctgtgaccgtgtgagtttcctccgggtgctccggtttcgtcccacatgccAAATGCATGCGGGTTCGCTGGTTAATTGACCTCGGTAAATTTGCCTcccgtgtgtaggaagtggatgcaaacGTGGAGTAACAGAACTAGTATG contains:
- the LOC116981569 gene encoding zinc finger protein 239-like, giving the protein MEAKGPAHCVEKPYTCSVCGRGFSRASGLSRHRHSHAGEKPCKCGDCGKGFSYPFELEIHRRSHTGERPFTCSVCAKGFTHFSALLKHRRVHTDERPFNCPDCDKCYKSSGELTCHQRIHTDERPFRCSHCGTGFRRSSDLTVHQRTHTGERPFTCSECGKGFPQSSQLTAHQLVHTNQRPFKCSDCEKSFKSKKVLITHQQVHTGEWPFICSVCGKGFARSSHLQKHQRVHTGERPFFCSVCGKGFAQSSTLLRHQRVHK